ATCGAACGCTTCGAGTTCGAGAACCGCGACCAGGCGTTCGCGAACTTCCAGGACCAGTTCGCCGGCAGCCCGGTGGTCGACCTCGTCGAGCCCGCATTCTTCAACGAGACGTTCTGGGTGAACCTGATCGACCCGACGCAATCCGACATTCTCGTCGAGAGCCTCTCCAGCATGCCCGGCGTCGAAAGCGTCGAGGACCAGCGCTCCTACCTCGACGGCATCTTCGCGATCCTGAACGCGGCGTCGATCACCGCGGTCGGAATCGCCGCGCTGATGCTGGTCGCAGCCGTGCTGCTGATCGCCACCACCATCCGCTTGAGCGCCTTCTCCCGTCGCCGTGAGCTCGGCATCATGCGCCTGGTCGGTGCCTCGAACGGCTTCATCCAGACCCCGTTCGTGCTCGAGGGAGTGTTCGCCGCGCTGGTCGGCTCGATCCTCGCCAGTGGGGCGATCGTCGTGATCGTGCAGGTGTTCGTGCAGGGCTACCTCGGAGGCTCGCTGTCGACGACGACCTCGTTCGTCGGACTCAGCGATGCGCTGCTCGTGGTTCCGGTGCTGCTCGGCCTCGGCATCCTGCTGGCCGCGCTGTCGTCGAGCTTTGCCATCCGGCGCTACCTCAAGGTCTAGGCCAGTCCGCCGGGCCGTGAGACCCGGCCGGGTACGTCTCGAGCGGCACCTGGTTCTGCCGCCAGGCGTCAAGAACCGGTTCGACTATTCGCCAGCACTGCTCGGCGGTGTCGCCGCGCACCGACAGTGACGCGTCCGAGTCGAGGATGCCGGCGAGCACTTCGCCGTAGGCGGGCAGTCGTCCCGCCCCGAACTTGGCGGTCAGCGGCACGCGGTCCAGCACGGTCGGGTCGCCCGGCCCGTTCATGGTCAGTTCCAGCGACAACTCGTCCGGCGCGAGGAAGATCCGCAGCACCGTCGGCTTCGGGTCTCCGCGCAGCCCCGCGGGCACTCTCGCCGCCGGTTTGAAGGTCACCACGATCTCCCGTCGCCGGGCCGCGAGGGCCTTGCCCGATCGCAGCGTGAACGGCACGCCCGCCCAGCGCCAGGTGTCCACCTGCACGGTCAGCGCGGCGAGGGTCTCGGTGTCGTTCTCCGGGTTCACGCCGTGCTCGTCGACGTAGTTCGGGATGTCGCGGTCGGCGATGCTGCCCGCGGTGTAGCGCGCGCGGCGGCTGGCGTTGCCGGGATCGTCGTCCCAGACGCGGGTCGCTCGCAGCACCAGGCCTTTCGCGTCGCGCAGGTCTGCGGCATCCGTAGTCGACGGCGGTTCCATCGCGAACAGGGCGAGCACCTGCAACAGGTGACTCTGGATCATGTCGACCAGTGCTCCGGCGCGGTCGTAGTAGCTGGCGCGACCCTCGAGGCTGAGCTGTTCGTCGTAGACCAGATCGACTCGTTCGATGTGCTCCGCGTTCCAGACCGGCTCGAGGATCCGGTTCGCGAAGCGCAGCCCGAGCAGGTTCTGCACCGTCGACCGGCCGAGGAAGTGATCGATTCGGTGCACCTGGTCTTCGGGCACGAGTCGTAGGGCAAGGGCGTTCAGCCGTCTCGCGCCGCGTGCATCCACTCCGAAGGGCTTCTCCAGGGCGAGCACCGTGCCTTCGGGCAGGGTCACGCCGTGGAGGGCTTCCACCGCCTTCTCGGTCACGGCGGGTGGCACCGCGAAATAGATCGCGGGCGTTCCATCGCAGGCGTCGAGTGCGGCCTGCAAACCCTCGGCGGTCGTCGCGTCGGCGGCAACCCAGCTGGTGCTCTCGAGTAGTTCGTGCACGGCCGGGCCCGAGGCATCCACACTCTGGAATGCCTGCCGGACGGCACCCTGCCACTCCTCATCCGACCGATCATCGGTGCCCGCGCCGACCAGCCGCACGCGGCGCTGGTCTTCGATGGTGAGCAGCTCGCCCAAGGCGGGCAGCAGCAGGCGGGACGTGAGGTCGCCGCTCGCTCCAAGAATCAGAATCGTCGACACGTCGGCCATGTTGCCCACCGTACGCCCGCGGCGGAGGATGAGCCCATGAGCCTTCCGATCGAGCAGTACGCGCTGGTCAGCGATTGCCACACCGGGGCGCTCATCGGCAGCGACGGCAGCATCGACTGGCTGTGCCTGCCGCGCTATGACTCCGCGTCAACGTTCGGTGCGCTGCTCGGCACCGAGGAGCATGGCCGGTGGCTGCTGAGACCGGATGACGCGCAGGCCTTCTTCGAGCGCCGTTATGTCGACCGGACCTTCGTTCTGGTCACCCGCTGGTTCACCGACACTGGTGAGGTGGAGGTCACCGACTTCATGCCGCATGGTGACAACCGGGCGGACATCGTGCGTCGGGTGCGCGGAGTGCGCGGCACCGTCCTGATGCGGCAGGAACTGCGCATCCGGTTCGGCTACGCGACCGCGATGCCCTGGGTGCGCCAGGTCGCGGACGATCACGGCACCGCCCTGATCGCCGTCGCCGGTCCGGATGCCGTGGTGCTGCGGGGGCCACGGCTTACCGCCACCGGGCACCAGCACTCCGGTACCTTCACGATATCCGCGGGCGAGACTGTTGACATCGAGCTGACCTGGTTCCCGTCGCACCTGCCCGACCCCGGCCCGGTCGACCTGGACCAGTCGCTGGCGCAGACCATCGACTGGTGGCAGAGCTGGGCGGACATGTACCAGCACGAGGGGCCGTACCAGAAGGAGGTCATCCGGTCGCTGCTGGTGCTGCGTGCGCTGACCCACGAGCAGACCGGCGGTATCGTCGCCGCGGTCACCACGAGTTTGCCCGAGCAGTTCGGCGGCCCGCGCAACTGGGACTACCGCTACGTCTGGTTACGGGACGCGGCGCTCACCCTGAGTGCTTTTCTTGGGCACTCCTATGTCAGCGAAGCCGAGAACTGGCGCAACTGGCTGCTGCGGGCGATCGCCGGTGATCCGAACGATGTGCAGATCATGTACGGACTCGCGGGGGAGCGGTACCTTGCCGAACGCGAGCTGACCAGCCTGCCCGGCTACCAGGGGTCGGCTCCGGTCAGGGTGGGCAACGCCGCGGTCAGCCAGTTCCAGCAGGATGTCGTCGGCGAGGTCATGATCGCCCTGCACGAGGCGCGGGAGGCGGGCGTGCAGGAGGATGTCTTCTCCTGGCCGCTGCAGCGGGCGTTGATCGGGTTCGTGGAGGAGAACTGTCACCGGCCGGACACCGGCATCTGGGAGGTTCGTGGGCCGGAGAGACACTTCACCCACTCCCGGGTGATGATGTGGGCGGCGCTGGATCGCGCCATCCGCGGCTCTCTCGAATTCGGACTTCCGGGCGCGGTCGATCGCTGGACCGATTTGCGCGATCGCCTCCGAGAGGAGATCGAGACGGACGGCTTCGACCAGAAACGCGGCTGCTACACCCAGTACTACGGGACCGACGCTGTCGATGCCTCGCTGCTGCAGCTCCCGCAGGTCGGGTACTGCGAAGCGGACGATCCGCGGATGCTGGGGACCGTCGCCGCGATCGAGAAAGACCTGCTCCGCAACGGCCTGCTCATGCGTTACCGACCGGACCCGGAGCTCGACGACTTCCCGCCGGGGGAGCACCCGTTCCTTGCCTGCTCGTTCTGGCTGGTCGAGCAGTATGCGCGGTCGGGGCGTCTGCAGGACGCGCGCGAACTCATGGACCGGCTGGTGGGGATCTGCAACGACGTCGGCCTGCTCGCCGAGGAGTACGACACCGTGAACAACCGGCACGCCGGCAACTATCCGCAGGCGCTGTCGCACCTTGCGCTGGTGCAGGCCGCGGACTGGATCGCGAAAGCGGAAGGCGCGCCCGGGAAGGCCCCAACCCGCGTCTGACGCACAACCGTCCGACGCGCTAGACTGGTGGGCTGCTCGGCACGGGGTCGGGCATTTCGTCTGGAGTGGGCCGTGGTCAAGGAACGTGGAGAGAAGGTCGTCGCGACCAACCGCAAGGCTCGCCACGATTACCTGATTGAGGACACCTACGAGGCCGGGATCGTGCTCAGCGGCACCGAGGTGAAGTCGCTGCGGCAGGGCCGCGCGTCACTGGTCGACGGTTACGCGTTCATCGAACGCGGCGAGGCC
The Diaminobutyricimonas sp. LJ205 genome window above contains:
- a CDS encoding glycoside hydrolase family 15 protein; its protein translation is MSLPIEQYALVSDCHTGALIGSDGSIDWLCLPRYDSASTFGALLGTEEHGRWLLRPDDAQAFFERRYVDRTFVLVTRWFTDTGEVEVTDFMPHGDNRADIVRRVRGVRGTVLMRQELRIRFGYATAMPWVRQVADDHGTALIAVAGPDAVVLRGPRLTATGHQHSGTFTISAGETVDIELTWFPSHLPDPGPVDLDQSLAQTIDWWQSWADMYQHEGPYQKEVIRSLLVLRALTHEQTGGIVAAVTTSLPEQFGGPRNWDYRYVWLRDAALTLSAFLGHSYVSEAENWRNWLLRAIAGDPNDVQIMYGLAGERYLAERELTSLPGYQGSAPVRVGNAAVSQFQQDVVGEVMIALHEAREAGVQEDVFSWPLQRALIGFVEENCHRPDTGIWEVRGPERHFTHSRVMMWAALDRAIRGSLEFGLPGAVDRWTDLRDRLREEIETDGFDQKRGCYTQYYGTDAVDASLLQLPQVGYCEADDPRMLGTVAAIEKDLLRNGLLMRYRPDPELDDFPPGEHPFLACSFWLVEQYARSGRLQDARELMDRLVGICNDVGLLAEEYDTVNNRHAGNYPQALSHLALVQAADWIAKAEGAPGKAPTRV
- the ftsX gene encoding permease-like cell division protein FtsX, which translates into the protein MRLGLVLGEVGQGLRRNISMVISIVLVTFISLTFVGAAILLQVQINEMKGYWYDRAEVAVYLCTEVSNAGSCTLTEATPEQVAAVEAALESDTLAPYIERFEFENRDQAFANFQDQFAGSPVVDLVEPAFFNETFWVNLIDPTQSDILVESLSSMPGVESVEDQRSYLDGIFAILNAASITAVGIAALMLVAAVLLIATTIRLSAFSRRRELGIMRLVGASNGFIQTPFVLEGVFAALVGSILASGAIVVIVQVFVQGYLGGSLSTTTSFVGLSDALLVVPVLLGLGILLAALSSSFAIRRYLKV
- a CDS encoding glucose-6-phosphate dehydrogenase, whose protein sequence is MADVSTILILGASGDLTSRLLLPALGELLTIEDQRRVRLVGAGTDDRSDEEWQGAVRQAFQSVDASGPAVHELLESTSWVAADATTAEGLQAALDACDGTPAIYFAVPPAVTEKAVEALHGVTLPEGTVLALEKPFGVDARGARRLNALALRLVPEDQVHRIDHFLGRSTVQNLLGLRFANRILEPVWNAEHIERVDLVYDEQLSLEGRASYYDRAGALVDMIQSHLLQVLALFAMEPPSTTDAADLRDAKGLVLRATRVWDDDPGNASRRARYTAGSIADRDIPNYVDEHGVNPENDTETLAALTVQVDTWRWAGVPFTLRSGKALAARRREIVVTFKPAARVPAGLRGDPKPTVLRIFLAPDELSLELTMNGPGDPTVLDRVPLTAKFGAGRLPAYGEVLAGILDSDASLSVRGDTAEQCWRIVEPVLDAWRQNQVPLETYPAGSHGPADWPRP